GATCGGTCCCAGCATAAATGTCGACAACACGCACCAGAAGGAATGACATTTATTTAACGTTTTCCTagtaaagcaaaattaaatggTAACAGATCTGCTTCCTTTGATTTAACaaagaggaagaatgaaagagcaaagggaggagaaaagccAGGAGGGAATTAAACAGGCAGCCATCACAGAAGACTCTCAGAGGACAGAGATGGAAGGATCATTTGCAAATAGACCAGGGGTTTTGGTGTCTTCCTCCTCGATGAAGAGGGTCCTCCCTGCTGGGTGCTCTCCTGCCATCGATGAGCTATGAGATTGGATTCCACATTGGTACACAGAGCCcatctatttaaaaatcttatatattaAACCTACTGTAGCCATTATGGAAACATTTCAACAGATGAAATAAATAGGAGTCAGAGGTCTCTCTGGAACGAAATACACTACTTTTAATAAATGCAGGACCGCTCCTCTGACTCCCCCCCAGCTTGCCACCTGGCTCAGAGAGTCATCAGAAACCCCCTGCCTTCCCTAAGGCTTAATGTCACCCTTTCTGTACCTTTTTCTGTCTTGCCCATGACATCCTATTGCTAAAATGGGATCTGTTTTGGGAAAAAAGTACATTCCcatgttatattttcttctcccaACTACTTATAGATAGAAAGCTTTCGGAGGACAAGAAACCTGACTTTCATGCTTTCAGGGTTATGCTCTCAAAGGTACTAGGGTAGCATTTTGCAAGTAATGGGCATTCACTGAAATTTAATTGGCAGCTAATGGCACTATGAACCTCACTTTCCTTCCTTACCCATTCTGCTCTTTTGTTGCCAATGAGGAAACTCATGAACCTCACTTTCCTTCCTTACCCATTCTGCTCTTTTGTTGCCAATGAGGAAACTCANNNNNNNNNNATCATGGAAGGGATTTTCAATTGTTTCAGCCCACTGAAACAATTGCATTTTCCCATTTGGAACTAAGAGTTGGCTTTCTACATACTCAGCTCTCTCTGAGGCCTTCCTGGGGAGGTTCTTCTGTATAACTTACCAGTTTGCCACCCCTACCCCTCTTAGTTACTTGAAGCTAAATAACCTGAGCCCTCATCTTTGATCCCACAGCACCAAGCACCCTGCTTAGCACATAGTAGAAACTTAGATATTCACCAATTCATTATTCTCTTTCAGATCATGACATCAGGAACAGCATGGAAAGTCGGGAAGGAGATAGAACCCAGTCTGCTCCTAAAACCCTAGTCTTGACTTAGTTCCCCTACCTCAACACCAGGGATTCTGTCCAAGCTCAATGAAAATTAAACCACAACAGACATACATAATCAGGATTTGAAACTGAATTTATGCAACGTGTCTTTTGGTTAAAGTTTTTCTTTGACTGATGTGTTTTTCTTGCCCCAGACAATAGTTTCATTTGTGAATCCAAGCTCTCAAAGAACTAAATTTCTTAAATGGGTTAACAACATTACCATCTCTTTCaacaagaggaaaagagattGGCCATAAGTGTGGCACaatgtatttttagaaacatttaagtAGGATAATAGGACTGTGAAGAAACATTTCCACCCTCCACAAGGTCAGAGGAGTCTTTCCCTGCATTTCAACATCATGACAATTTAAAACAGCCTGCAGATTTTCTGTTACACGGATGGAGCTCAGCACATCAATTATTGACATTATAATCATATTCTGCAAGTGATATTTGACATTTCAAATCCCCTAGAGCTTTACCCTTTTATCCTATAATATCTCCCCATCTATACCAACTTCAGGTCAACTCAAAGTAGGGCATATCTCCCCAAGAGAGACCTGGCTTATTGCTTATTCTCAGTAAAATATTCCTTAACTTGTTTCTtaggctcattaaaaaaaaaaaaaaaagaatatgtaaaaaaaaaaaaaaaatatatatatatatatatatatatatatatatatatatatatgtgtgtgtgtgtgtgtgtgtgtgtgtgtctttccctttgtttccaaATTTCAATTTGTGCCAAAAATCTCTGAAGTTGTAGCCAGGTCTAGATCATTGTACATGTTcataataaaacctaaaaaaaaaaaaaaagtgggatttaATCCCTATTAGAATTTCAAGAAGGAATTACCCATAAACCAGAGGAAATTTCATAGGACAGATGGGATTTGGGATGGGCAGGACACTGGTGTAATTAGAGGTATTATTAAAGAATTGTTTGGAAGCTGTTTTTAATAGGACCTCTGAAACCTAAGGAACCAGAACACATACCATTACAAACTTTTTAACGCTCCCCCCTCTTAGCTTTATGATTATACTACTTAAAGACTCCCATCAGCTGTACTTGGTAGTGGTCTCGGTCTGTGTGTAGAGTATTAAGTACCATAGAGGTGAGGGAGCGCAAAATTAATATATCCTAGTCTTTCTTATTCAACAGTGATTATtctatcatttcttccttttctaaatgtGCACAGCAGTTGTCCATTTCCTGACACAACATCAACCTGTTATACAAATAATGGCAGtactttatcttttattattactataattagGACAGTCTCCTAGGTATTTACACTCACCGCACCTCCACACCCCCCCCAAAGGGCAACAGCCTAGAGGGTAGCTCAGTGCCAGCGCACCACGCTTCCCAGAGGCCTTTATTGGTTAAATCATTTCCACTGTATAAGCAGGACAGCGTTCGTCCACACCAGCAGGGCTGTCTTCTTTTTCGACAGGGATCTAGATGACAGTGAACTCACTCACGTTCTGGCtcactttcagttttctttttcctgcagcTAGACTTATCTCCCTGGCGGGGTATTACTTCCCTGTCCCTAGACGCTCTGACATGGGAGCAGCTTTTCCATCTGGAGTAACTCCCGGGAAAGTCGGGCGCTGAGCCCTAAGCCTCGCTCCTCTCACTGCGTTGACCCACCCCCGAGCCGGGCCAGCAGGCAAAGGACCACGGACTCAGTCCTTGGACTCTGACCGGTTTCCCTCTGGCCTCTTTGATCTCGAGCGTCTGCCTAATCAAGTTCATCTACTGAGCGCAACTGCTCGGACTCAAAGAGTGGCATTAAACAGTTTGATTATCGATAGTcacttcccaccccctccacccctgaTCTAATTTCCAAACGCCCGTCTCTCGCCTCCCTCTCTAAACTTCCCATCAAAAGAGAATTAGCTCTTCTTCCTTCTTACCCTCGTTTGATGTgcaaatttccttctctttgcacATTTTTCTCGCGGTGGCAGCGGGAGGGGGGTGTGGGAtgtgggggaaagaaagggagggcgAAGCTGACCCAACGTAAACCGAGGACCTCACTCTAAATCTGCAAACCGTGGGTCTGAAGGGTTAATCAGCAACTTGCACCCACCACCTGGCCCTCTCGCTGGGTCACCAGTTGGGCTGAATTTCACCCCGAAAACTCTTTACGGTGCACAGTAACTGAGCACCTAGTGGCgtaaaggagacagaagaaaagtgTTTTTGCAGAACATTACAACCCTGCTCTGAAAAGTACTTCCGAGCCCAGGAGCGCACCCCCCGATGCAGGGGGCGGGCGCCGGTGCCCGGGTTCCTCCCTCCGCGAGCCTCTGTCAACCGCGTCCGCGCTCGCACTCCGCGACACCCGCGCCCCGAAGGGAGCTTCGCCAGGGGACCGGCCGCGCCAGGAAGGGCGGGTGGGGAGGGCCAAGCCTCCCCCCCTtcgtgtacacacacaccctccagcccctcccagcgCTTTGAAATCCCATCCCCGCTTTGTTGTCTCCCCCGAGGGGCCGGGATGCTCGGAGCCCGAGGTATAAAGGCAGCCGCCACAGCGGTGGCGGCGCAGAGCTGCGCCTGCGGTCGAGACTCGGGGACCGCAGGAGGCGCTCGGAGCCCGGACTGCAGCCGTGCCGGCGCGGCTTCCAGGGACCCCCTTGCACAGGGACATTCCAGCCTTCTCTCGGGGCCTTCACCGGACAGCTTCTGCGATGACGGCCCCGGGCGCAGTGGGAGCCGCCCGGGTCTTGGCCGCGCTGGTAGCGGCCGCCCTCTGCGGTCACCTCCAGCTCGGAGTGAGCGCCACCTTGAACTCGGTTCTCGTCAATTCCAACGCCATCAAGAACCTGCCCCCGGCGCTGGGCGGCGCTGCGGGGCACCCGGGCTCCGCAGTCAGCGCGGCCCCCGGGATGCCGTACGAGGGCGGGAACAAGTACCAGACCATTGACAACTACCAGGTGAGCAGGGGTTCGGGGAGCCGGGGACACTGTGACCTTTAAGGAGGGTCTCACGTGGGGGGAGCACAGAGAACTTATGAACTGTGTGCAGTTCGGGGCTCATTTGGGAAGTCTGCGTCCGGGTGCCGTGCGCACAACAGCTTCAGAGAGGTGCGcgcagagagccagagaggagcGTCCGCATGCGAGAGCCTGGGGACTAGGAGGCGCAGGTGCCTCACCCTctgcccggcccctccccacagccctacCCGTGCGCGGAGGACGAGGAGTGCAGCACCGAGGAGTACTGCGCCAGCCCCACCCGCGGAGGGGGCGCGGGCGCGCAAATCTGCCTGGCCTGCAGGAAGCGCCGAAAACGCTGCATGCGCCACGCTATGTGCTGCCCCGGGAATTACTGCAAAAACGGTGAGTCCTGTCGCTCCCTAACCCCAAGCGTCCTGCATTTGGCCTTCTGCGGACGGGAGGAAACCGCTCCCAGCTTTGGGAACCCTGTGGTGCCACCTGCGAATGGGTGCTCAGCCGGCAAGCTTTCCCAGAAACGTTGGGAGTGTTTCATCTTGGAGGTCGTGGAGCGCCTTATTTTCCCCCGTGCCCTTGGCCTGCTTAACAGGACGGCTTGCCGCAGAGTGAACCCTTCCCTGAACACGTGACATCAATGgagaaagatggggaggaaggtgAAAATGCACAGAGAACCCAAGGAAACCAGCCCTGGCCTTAGCTGCCATCTCTGTTTTTCTTACGTGTCTCCCATGGCTCTACCATGCTGGCCTCCCTTTCCTGATCCCCGTTAAAACCGGAGTCAGCCAGAAGACAGTGATTTATCTGTCTCCGCTGGCCCCCCTTAAGGGGGATCTTGATACACAGCCTGCCCTCTGAATCCAGCCCCCCCACCGCGGTCCCCACCTCCTGCTACCTTAAAATAAGTTCTCCGCCCCCGACCACAGATCCACTAAAATTTAATGTCTGTCTCAAAGAGGTAGGCTCAGGCAGCCAAAGAAGTCTCCAGAAATAAGCTCAAGGGTGGCGACCCTCTTTAGGACCCAGTAATACTCACGGCAGAACTAACTCAGTCTCTGTAATATAGAAATTATACAGTGAAGTAACTGGTGGGTGAGATTGTAGTCTTCCAGCCAGCTGGTGTTGCCTTTGCTTAACTTGGTCTGCCAGTACCCATATAGCACCGAGGgcagagaagttatttttaagaacaattttttaagtgactagttttatttcttcccccaAGGGTAGTATTAACATGGGCAGAAGTCTCACTGCCACTGCCACAGTTGGTAGGAAAGTATTTTAAGTAGCTATACTGGGGATGTTGCCTGAGACTGCACAGGGTATGCATTGATGCTTCTGTCCGTCTGGGGAGTTTTGCATTAACACTAGGGAGGCAGTTTGGCTTGTGTTTAAAATAATGTCACCACATTGAGGCATCTCAAGGTGGTGCGGGCATAGCAGACTGCCACAGTCAAGGCTGTTGGTGGTTAACGGCAGGCTGTAATGTGTTCCTGCTATCTCCTGCTTCCTTAGGAATATGTATGCCTTCTGATCACAATCATTTCCATCGAGGGGAAATCGAAGAAACCATTCTCGAAAGTGCTGGTAACGATCACAGCACCGTGGATGGGTATTCCCGAAGAACGACGCTTTCTTCAAAACTGTATCATACCAAAGGTAAAGGACCTTACTATGCATTCTTGGTTAGCACATCGGGAGTGTCCTTGGGATTTTCTTCACGAAATAATGCAGCCCAGGCAGTAACCGTGTACTCTTCCTGCTGTCTCCTCCTTTCCAGGACAAGAAGGTTCGGTCTGTCTCCGCTCTTCAGACTGTGCTACGGGGCTGTGTTGTGCTAGACACTTCTGGTCCAAGATCTGTAAACCGGTCCTAAAAGAAGGTCAGGTGTGCACCAAGCACAGGAGAAAAGGCTCCCACGGGCTGGAGATATTCCAGCGTTGTTACTGTGGAGAGGGTCTGTCTTGCCGGATACAGAAAGATCACCATCAAGCCAGTAACTCTTCCAGACTCCACACCTGTCAGAGACACTAAGCCAGCCATACAAACACTGTGGACTCCTTTTCTATAATAGATGCTATGAAACTTTGTGTGACTTTTGTCAGCTCAATCCTAAAGGATGTACAAATTCTGTGGTTCTGATTAAGCATTCCAATAATACCTTCTGAAAATCTGGAGTGTAAGAGCTTTGTTTCTTTATGGAACAACCCTGTCATTGATTGCAGTAAATTACtgtgttgtaaattctcagtgtggcaCTTACCTGTAAATGCAAcaaaacttaattatttttctaaaggtgCTGCATTGtctattgtttttcttgttaTGTAAATTTTTGTACACATTGATTATTATCTTGACTCTAATATTCTATattgaattgaaataaataatttcagctTATACTTCCTAAATGCTTATACCCTTTTCCCTTTAATTCTAGACTCTAGAACACAAGAAACTTTTGGAATGAAAAATGATAGGTATCTAAACTTGATCATGGAAATACTAGcttattttctgaaatgtacTATCTCAGTGCTTAGATTATATTTAATCTCTAGGCTGTGATAGcccttgaaataaaatttaacatttaatacCACAAAATGTTACAAGTATAGATTAAATTTTGACATTGTGCTCTTTAgaggggtgtgtgtttgtgtgtgtatgtattctaAAGGGACAGAAAGGTGACCATTTCAAGAAAATTAGAGGAAGATACTTTCCAGTGTAGGTCAATTCtagagtaattttatttttttttaagattttatttatttatttgacagacaaatcacaagtaggcagagaggcaggcagagagagaggaggaagcaggctccctgcagagcagagagcccgatgtggggctcgattccaggaccctgggatcatgtcctgagctgaaggcagaggctttagcccactgagccacccaggtgcctctagagtaattttaaagaaatatgttctCTACTGACAAACTCACATAATCAAAGTGCAATCATGAGATTCAATCTTATATTACTACTTTCAAAAGcagtttcaaataaattaatacctATCCAAACAGCTAATAACTCgaacaataaaagaaatttccCACAAAATACCAGAGCAAAGTACTGGATGGTTAGCACaaagggtgtgtgtatgtgtgtgtgtgtgtgtgtgtgtaaatacagtTGAGAAATACATGCAGATTTTGTACCAAATTACTCAATTTGAAGGATCAACTACTATTTCGTGCCAGGAAGACTTGTTCTAATTACTTGATTTTAagatcattaaataaaaattgcaaatCCTCTCTCAtacctttatttccttcccttacTAAGTAAGGTGagtatttccctttttattgttCTTAAACCTGTTGATTAGAAGGAGAGTAGAGataaattgctaaaaaaaaaaaaaccccaaaaacaaaaaacaaacaaacaaaaaccagaaatgagACCTAAAGTGGCTTTGCATTTTCATTGACCAGTTTCGGCATTGGTAAATCTGAGACCAGGGAAGGGGGACGCATGCAGTCCCAACTTCCACTTACTCCCTAATATTTTCAAAGTCTGTATTGGAATCACAAAATACTGGGTTTAAGGCACTCCAAAGGACAAGGACTGATCACCTGTCCACAGGGTTTCCTTCAATAACACAGATGTCCAAGAgcgtttgttgtttttgtcttccaGGAAGTGGTTCAATTTCAAGGGGCTCAGCCAAGGAGACACAAGGTTTGGTTGGTTCTTCCCTGAGAAGGCATCTGGCAGGATGTCGCTTGGATGTCGCTTGTTCTCTTGCCTTTTGTCTGCAAGTTTCAGCCTCCTCACCCTGGAGAAACTCTTTTTCTACATGTGTTTGTTTGCTGACTTGCCAAATCTAAGGCCTGCCATCTCCAATAAAGCACAATAGAGGAAGGGAACAGGAAACGCTTTcttcaagaagaaagaagggtgtctgttttaagaggaaaaagtaaCAATCATTTGAAGGACCTTGATGTGGAGAGCCCTTCCTCTCTCGAGGAGCCAACTGCAGTCAGAGACCCTCCGTCTCTGCCCACCTCAGCAATGTTCCTTCCCTGATGCTCCCCATCTTGTGAcctggggtgggagaaggagaaaccaaTCAAGCAGGGACACTTCTTCCTATCAAGGGAGGAGTTAGGAAGGGATTTCCATCAAAAAGTAATTCTGCACATTTATAAATGTGCAAAGAGTATCAAGAAAACTGTAGATACTTCATTACCTAGTAAGGCAGATACAATACAAATTCAAAGGAGGATCATTTGAGGAATCTTGTACCTTTTCGATGGTGGTGCTTAGGTGTGTTCATGATTTCACGTTCAAACAATCTGAATGGAAAATACGTGAACTTGGAATGCATTCACAGGCTATTTTATCAAAGGGAAACATACTCTACACGTGTCCCTGCATCTtgctctttttgtgtcttccacaCCATTCCACGTGTACATGGAGAGGTGCCTCGTTCCCTTAATGACTGCATTAAGTGTATAGGACTTTGGGATGgctgtaccataatttatttggaGTCATCATGGAGACATTTTAATGGTTTCCAGTGTTTTTACTTGAACACATACTGTGCCACAAGCAAGGAATTTTGTGTACTTGTGCTGGTATAGTTGCAAGGATAAATAATGACtaatttggggggcgcctgggtggctcagttggttcagtgtctgtcttcggctcaggtcatgatctcagggtcctggaattgagtcctacctcgggctccctgctcagtgcggagcctgcttctccctctcctcctgacttgttctctatctctctctcaaatgaataaaatcttttaaaaaagtaatgactAATTTTTGAAGGGAAATCTGAAATAAAGCATGCTTTTGTAGCTACTCACAAAGAGTGGCTTGGGCAAAATGTCAGGAGGTCTGCTTATCGCTGATCTAGTCATGATTAAACTCTGACTAAGTTGTatcaaaggaggaagagggaaatacAGGCTTATCCTAACAATTTCACAGTAATCTCTGGTATTCAGTGAAAGGTAGACTTGCTCTAATtcctttgaatttaaaataattattaaataaaatcccAAGCAAGtcttttccccatcctttttcttttcttgttttactgTAAgagtttaattttcatattttgtttaacCTGAACTTTATTGGTAGGAGTGAGAATGGGGATGTATTGTTTAATAGAAAAACCACAAATATGCAGCCTCAATAGGATTATTCATAATTCAGGCCAAACTCCTTTATGGATTTTCCCATGGTCAATCAAATCATACTAATTAAATCATGAGATTAGTAATGTAATTATGCAATGACAAATTTTATTAGTTTAAGTActttaaggtttatttatgtatttatttaagtaatttctgcacccaacatggagctcaaactcacgaccctgagatcaaaagtcacgggttccactgactgagccagccagaagcccCAAGTTTCAGGATTTCTAATTGCATCATCCAATTAGCAGTTAGGGCCACTTTTGAAAACTTTGGGTAAAATCATtaacttttccttcatttttaaactaACTATATTATCTAACTTTATCATGCTACcaactttttttaaatagtttttttcaacactgatttgagagagagtgagcacagcaggcagagtggctggcagagagagaaagagaatcagactctctgctgagcagggaggcccatgtggggtttgatcccaggaccccaggatcatggccagagccaaagacggatgcttaatcaactaagccacccaggtgccccttaaaatagTTTTGTAGAGAAATGGACAGTGTTACCATTTGGCTTATAAAATATGTTCCCCTGAGTTCTGGATTACAATTTTCATTACTTTGAAAATACTAATCTGAGTATAGTACCAACacctaaaataaatgtattatctaTCTCTACACTGCAGAAAGTGTATATAATTTAAGCATTTCCTGACTGTGCAAATGTTTGTGCACATGGGCCTTTATGTTTGTCCTAACGACAACTGCTTAGAAGTAGTCAATTATATCAAAACTATGAGATGACATTACAGGTGATGATAGagaattttatctcaaaaaacaTGCATCGAGTCTGCATTGCTTGATGGGCACTATGCTgacagtttaaaatatatacacagcACTCTCTCTAGCCTCCAGGAGCTAACAGTTTAGCAAGGGAGAGAACAAACAATTTGGGCTGAGAAGTGGTTCAGGACAGTGGTTAGAAACACAGTCTCTGGAGTCAAATGAAGCTGGATAGAATCAGGGATTCCTTGGTTTCCAGCTGTATGGTATTGGACAAAGAAGATCTATCGCTTCCGTGATGATATGGAGAGAATTCCAACTTCAGAGTGTAGGTGTGAGGATAATGCatgcattttaagaatatttaacattATGTCTAGCTCATAGTAAGCACTCTAATTTTAAGTCTCTACTATGAGACAATAAAACCTAtatattataggggcacctggattagtatttagcatctgccttcagctcaggtcatgatcccagggtcctgctatcgagtcctgcactgggctccctgctcagtgggaagcctacttctccctctcccactccccctgcttattttcCCAtactttcccttccctctcctactccccctgctgtctctgtgtcaaataaataaataaaatcttttataaatatatatattttattataggatactgtattatatatgttatatatagtaaTAACTGAAATTTATATGCTAGATATATTCATACCTgaaataggtttaaaaataattaagttagCCTGTGGGTACTCATAAAAAGCTTCAGGAACACAGTGGTATATCAACCATCTTCTTAAggtctttttatttcaaagaagagaaaccaTTTAAACCAGAGAAGGTAAAAAAGAGACATGGGTTGGAATGACACagctcattaaagaaaaaaaaaaaaaagttctgtttggAAACCATCCTGCAGACTGGCTTCATTAGCTTGCTGATATTTTCTGCTCTACTGTAATTTTGTCCATGCCTATGGCTGGTCATGGTGATATGACTTCCATCCCTACTGTAAATgacctttcagctcaggtcagcgCAGCAAAAGGCTTTGCCTCTCAGAGACTCTGAGACAGATTCCTGCACTAGGTTCTGACTGGCTTAGCTTTGATCAGGGATCCTCCTCTGGTCCAGTTGGCTAACTCAGCTGccctgattttttgtttgtttgtttgttttttaagattttatttatttatttatagtgtgaatgatgtgggattcaatccaagggccctggggtcatgacctgagccgaaggcagacgcttccctgactgagccaccgaggcaccccttgCTATAGTGATGTTAAAACTTAATACTGCCAACTACATGCAGCCCACCTTGGATAGACACACTGGGAGTTCAGCAAGGAGGAGTGTGTAGGATCAGGTGCCACAGGCCACGTCGACCACATGTCAGTCCTAAGGGATGAAAAGGAGTTCACAAAGTAGAAAAAGATAGACACTGGAGACAGAAGAAGCCATATGAGCCAAAATGTGaagctatgaaaataaaaatgtgaccaTGTTAAGGGCCAATAATTCACCACAGTTAGAGTGTTGATATTGAATAAAGCTTTTCTGATCCTGTATTTTGTtatcctggaaaaaaataaaataaaaactctccaTTTTCAACAACAGTTGCCAGATTAGGTGGCGATGAGAGTTGCAGACAAGGTGCTCGAGACACAATTTGTCTCAAAAGATTACTAGTTTCTCCACAACAGACAGGgctttttagttgttgttgttttattttgttaaaacaaacaaaatgggtTTGGAGGGGTTTGGGGTTTGGAGGGGTTGccaaaaaaagttataaaataaggAGAACATGACTTTATTTCTAGCCAGACTTGGTCGTATTTGGTGGAGCTGGAATTCAAGAAAGTCTGCCTCATACAATTCTCTTTGTAACTTAAGTACTTAATACACAGTtttcataaatggattttttttttttttgcccacgaattataattaaataacatgACACAGTCTCTTGATATTAGTGGGTGTCAAATTACATTGGAAGGTCAGTAGCAAGCAACCACCTCAATTGTAAACTATTAAACAAATTCCGTAATAAGAAGTAAAATCAGCTGAAGACATGGCTGGCCACAATCAGGCCGTAATATATTTCACAATATTGTGCACTAACTTTATCCTCATGAGAAGAAGTTACTTTTAGAAAGActtgtttaaatatttcataagccATGACTCTCAGGTTTAAATTAAATGCAGGCAATGATACTTAGTTTTGACTACACCAAATAAAAAGGCttttacacaacaaaggaaactgaTGAAACTAAAAGGCGatatactgaatgggagaagatgtttgcaaatgtcaTATCCAACAAgagactagtatccaaaatatacaaagaagttatacaaatcacattaaaaaaatccacacaagtaatctaattaaaaatggacagaggacctga
Above is a genomic segment from Mustela nigripes isolate SB6536 chromosome 4, MUSNIG.SB6536, whole genome shotgun sequence containing:
- the DKK1 gene encoding dickkopf-related protein 1; protein product: MTAPGAVGAARVLAALVAAALCGHLQLGVSATLNSVLVNSNAIKNLPPALGGAAGHPGSAVSAAPGMPYEGGNKYQTIDNYQPYPCAEDEECSTEEYCASPTRGGGAGAQICLACRKRRKRCMRHAMCCPGNYCKNGICMPSDHNHFHRGEIEETILESAGNDHSTVDGYSRRTTLSSKLYHTKGQEGSVCLRSSDCATGLCCARHFWSKICKPVLKEGQVCTKHRRKGSHGLEIFQRCYCGEGLSCRIQKDHHQASNSSRLHTCQRH